A section of the Saccharopolyspora gregorii genome encodes:
- a CDS encoding VanW family protein, whose translation MPENYDVSSGDDPNRKPAGDDPAGRADRPGASGGSAADATRPSTPAPTGVPEESAAERTTQISAEQLAAAESASTGSASAGSASTGSATAQSASAGSAGSAAEQAPSGTPAESADPAERGTRPLSQQSGADDTQRLGQEPPEDDAERTQTIPAVPAESGGTYASPTDFLGAPGFLGSTESTAVHPAVSGQEPTVQASGGSFAAPPPTQQISYPEVDSERTQNIPKVPADANSPSAAGFAGGIGGGFAEDPPEQSGPKDRRKLIRGGIAAGIAAGVLLLLYVGDLTFSSGTVPRGTTVADVQVGGLSPAAAERKLREELGPNLQQPVKLQAGDSTATISPEQSGLTMDWPATIEQAGSQPLNPFTRIASLFTNREISPVSHGDEQQVVAALEQVKPRLERPASEGTIKFEGATPVAVEPVTGRSVDVQVAADQVMADWAKGGAVQVPFTEQAVSTTSDGVHQALRNVAQPAVSGPIAIKGEGHDAALAPETVAAALRFEPDGKGGLRSHLDLPTVIGGVEPQLLDTMKPAKDAEVVLEGGRPVVRPSLEGRGVNWEKSFEKLLDVARKKQDRTVQAVYEQQPPAFSTDQANGLGIREVISEFQTGGFEAASGVNIRRTAEQVNGAVIKPGETFSLNGHTGPRGTAQGYVESGIIEDGRPAKAVGGGISQFATTLFNASYFAGVQDVEHKEHSYYISRYPAGREATVFQNPDGSSVIDVKFKNTLASGIMITTEWTPSSITVKFWGTKQYDVGSETGPRTNEKPPHEKVVPPGEPCSPSKGNGGFTVTDTRTLTDVKTGKVKKEKPTKTVYNPQPIIHCGAPPAP comes from the coding sequence GTGCCGGAAAACTACGACGTCTCATCCGGGGACGATCCGAACCGGAAACCGGCGGGCGACGACCCGGCCGGCCGGGCGGACCGGCCCGGCGCATCGGGCGGCTCCGCCGCGGACGCCACGCGGCCGAGCACCCCGGCCCCCACCGGCGTGCCGGAGGAATCGGCGGCGGAGCGGACCACGCAGATCTCCGCGGAGCAGCTCGCCGCGGCCGAATCCGCATCGACGGGATCGGCATCGGCCGGGTCCGCGTCGACCGGATCCGCGACGGCGCAGTCCGCGTCGGCGGGCTCGGCGGGCTCGGCTGCGGAGCAGGCACCGTCCGGAACCCCGGCGGAATCCGCCGACCCGGCCGAGCGCGGCACCCGCCCGCTCTCGCAGCAGTCCGGCGCCGACGACACGCAGCGCCTCGGGCAGGAACCGCCGGAGGACGACGCCGAGCGCACCCAGACCATCCCCGCGGTCCCCGCCGAGAGCGGCGGCACCTACGCCTCGCCCACGGACTTCCTCGGCGCCCCCGGTTTCCTCGGCTCGACCGAGTCGACCGCGGTGCACCCCGCGGTGAGCGGCCAGGAGCCGACGGTCCAGGCCTCGGGCGGTTCGTTCGCCGCCCCGCCGCCCACCCAGCAGATCTCGTACCCCGAGGTCGATTCCGAGCGCACCCAGAACATCCCGAAGGTCCCCGCCGACGCGAACTCGCCGTCGGCGGCCGGGTTCGCCGGCGGCATCGGCGGCGGCTTCGCCGAGGACCCGCCGGAGCAGAGCGGCCCCAAGGACCGCCGCAAGCTGATCCGCGGCGGCATCGCGGCCGGGATCGCCGCCGGCGTCCTGCTGCTGCTCTACGTGGGCGACCTGACGTTCAGCAGCGGCACCGTGCCGCGCGGCACCACGGTCGCCGACGTGCAGGTCGGCGGGCTCAGCCCGGCCGCGGCGGAGCGCAAGCTGCGCGAGGAGCTCGGCCCGAACCTGCAGCAGCCGGTGAAGCTGCAGGCCGGGGACTCCACCGCCACCATCTCCCCGGAGCAGTCCGGGCTCACGATGGACTGGCCGGCCACCATCGAGCAGGCCGGTTCGCAGCCGCTGAACCCGTTCACCCGGATCGCCTCGCTGTTCACCAACCGCGAGATCTCCCCGGTCAGCCACGGCGACGAGCAGCAGGTCGTGGCCGCGCTGGAGCAGGTGAAGCCGCGCCTGGAGCGACCGGCCTCCGAGGGCACCATCAAGTTCGAGGGCGCCACCCCGGTCGCGGTCGAACCCGTCACCGGCCGTTCGGTGGACGTGCAGGTGGCCGCCGACCAGGTCATGGCGGACTGGGCGAAGGGCGGCGCCGTCCAGGTCCCGTTCACCGAGCAGGCGGTGAGCACCACCTCCGACGGCGTGCACCAGGCGCTGCGGAACGTGGCCCAGCCCGCGGTGTCCGGTCCGATCGCGATCAAGGGCGAGGGCCACGACGCCGCGCTCGCCCCGGAGACCGTGGCCGCCGCGCTGCGCTTCGAACCGGACGGCAAGGGCGGGCTCCGCTCGCACCTCGACCTGCCGACGGTGATCGGCGGGGTCGAGCCGCAGCTGCTCGACACGATGAAGCCGGCGAAGGACGCCGAGGTGGTCCTCGAAGGCGGCCGTCCCGTGGTGCGCCCCTCCTTGGAGGGCCGCGGGGTCAACTGGGAGAAGAGCTTCGAGAAGCTCCTGGACGTGGCCCGCAAGAAGCAGGACCGCACGGTGCAGGCCGTCTACGAGCAGCAGCCGCCCGCGTTCAGCACCGACCAGGCCAACGGCCTCGGCATCAGGGAAGTCATCAGCGAGTTCCAGACCGGCGGCTTCGAAGCGGCGTCCGGGGTGAACATCCGGCGCACCGCCGAGCAGGTCAACGGCGCGGTGATCAAGCCGGGCGAGACGTTCAGCCTCAACGGCCACACCGGCCCGCGCGGCACCGCGCAGGGCTACGTGGAGTCCGGGATCATCGAGGACGGCCGCCCGGCGAAGGCGGTCGGCGGCGGCATCTCGCAGTTCGCGACCACCCTGTTCAACGCCTCGTACTTCGCGGGCGTGCAGGACGTGGAGCACAAGGAGCACAGCTACTACATCAGCCGCTACCCGGCGGGCCGCGAGGCCACGGTGTTCCAGAACCCGGACGGCAGCAGCGTCATCGACGTGAAGTTCAAGAACACGCTCGCCAGCGGAATCATGATCACCACGGAGTGGACGCCGTCGTCGATCACGGTGAAGTTCTGGGGCACCAAGCAGTACGACGTGGGTTCCGAGACCGGTCCGCGCACCAACGAGAAGCCCCCGCACGAGAAGGTCGTGCCGCCGGGCGAGCCGTGCAGCCCCAGCAAGGGCAACGGCGGCTTCACCGTCACCGACACCCGCACGTTGACCGACGTGAAGACCGGGAAGGTCAAGAAGGAGAAGCCGACCAAGACGGTCTACAACCCGCAGCCGATCATCCACTGCGGCGCGCCACCGGCGCCCTGA
- a CDS encoding NHL domain-containing thioredoxin family protein: MWTREQGARPVLLTPHVSTASHLRTRVRAPELTGRQWLNTGGREVLLSDLRGKIVLLDFWTFCCINCLHVIDELRPLEQEFADELVTVGVHSPKFEHEADPDALLAAVERYSVHHPVLDDPELTTWQNYAVKAWPTLAVVDPEGYLVHVAAGEGHVDALRSVLRELVAEHDAKGTLHRGDGPYVPPEPAATELRFPAKIAAGPGTVLVSDSANHSLVEFAQDGETVLRRIGSGERGARDGGPAEASFAEPAGIAVLPAAVAAEAGYDLVVADTVNHLLRGVRLADGHVTTVAGTGEQWRDGADGGPGTDTPLTSPWDVAWWEPAGGVVIAMAGNHTLGLFDPRTGQVRRFAGTTVEGLRDGDAAEAFFAQPSGLADGGDRLWLADSETSALRWIEADGTGFRVRTAIGTGLFDFGHADGPAESALLQHPLGVAVLPDGSVAVCDTYNGALRRYDPASNEVATLATHLAEPSGAAVVDGELVVVSSAAHRLERPVPPGVSAKLVEGASQQVTRPATEIGDGEVRLAVVFTPPPGSKLDDRYGPSTRLEITASPPELLVEGGGTGTDLERRLVLADGIEHGVLHVVAQAASCTDDPAVEHPTCNLTRQDWGVPVRVAPGGPPRLPLVMGGMDAGA; encoded by the coding sequence ATGTGGACGCGGGAACAGGGCGCCCGGCCGGTGTTGTTGACTCCGCACGTGAGTACCGCGTCGCACCTCCGCACCCGCGTCCGCGCGCCCGAGCTGACCGGGCGGCAGTGGCTGAACACCGGCGGCCGGGAGGTTCTGCTCTCCGACCTGCGCGGCAAGATCGTGCTGCTGGACTTCTGGACGTTCTGCTGCATCAACTGCCTGCACGTCATCGACGAGCTCCGGCCGCTGGAGCAGGAGTTCGCCGACGAGCTGGTCACCGTCGGCGTGCACTCGCCGAAGTTCGAGCACGAAGCCGACCCGGACGCGCTGCTCGCCGCGGTCGAGCGCTACTCCGTGCACCACCCGGTCCTCGACGACCCCGAGCTGACGACCTGGCAGAACTACGCCGTCAAGGCGTGGCCGACGCTCGCCGTGGTCGACCCCGAGGGCTACCTGGTGCACGTCGCCGCGGGCGAGGGCCACGTGGACGCGCTGCGCAGCGTGCTGCGCGAACTGGTCGCCGAGCACGACGCGAAGGGCACCCTGCACCGCGGCGACGGCCCCTACGTGCCGCCGGAACCCGCCGCCACCGAGCTGCGCTTCCCCGCGAAGATCGCCGCCGGGCCGGGCACCGTGCTGGTCTCCGACTCCGCGAACCACTCGCTGGTCGAGTTCGCCCAGGACGGCGAGACGGTGCTGCGCCGCATCGGCAGCGGCGAGCGCGGCGCCCGCGACGGCGGGCCCGCCGAGGCCTCCTTCGCCGAGCCCGCCGGGATCGCGGTGCTGCCCGCGGCCGTCGCCGCCGAGGCCGGCTACGACCTGGTCGTCGCGGACACGGTGAACCACCTGCTGCGCGGCGTGCGGCTCGCCGACGGGCACGTCACGACCGTCGCGGGCACCGGCGAGCAGTGGCGCGACGGCGCGGACGGGGGCCCGGGGACGGACACCCCGCTGACCAGCCCGTGGGACGTCGCCTGGTGGGAACCGGCGGGCGGCGTCGTCATCGCGATGGCGGGCAACCACACGCTCGGGCTGTTCGACCCGCGCACCGGGCAGGTCCGGCGCTTCGCGGGCACCACCGTGGAGGGCCTGCGGGACGGGGACGCGGCCGAGGCGTTCTTCGCCCAGCCCTCCGGCCTCGCCGACGGCGGGGACCGGTTGTGGCTCGCCGACTCCGAGACCTCCGCGCTGCGCTGGATCGAAGCGGACGGCACCGGGTTCCGGGTGCGGACCGCGATCGGCACCGGGCTGTTCGACTTCGGCCACGCCGACGGCCCCGCGGAGAGCGCGCTGCTCCAGCACCCGCTGGGGGTGGCGGTGCTGCCGGACGGGTCGGTCGCCGTCTGCGACACCTACAACGGGGCCCTCCGACGTTACGATCCGGCATCGAACGAGGTCGCCACGCTCGCCACCCACCTCGCCGAACCGTCCGGCGCGGCCGTGGTCGACGGGGAGCTCGTGGTGGTGTCCTCCGCGGCGCACCGGCTGGAGCGGCCGGTGCCGCCCGGCGTCTCCGCGAAGCTCGTCGAAGGCGCATCGCAGCAGGTCACGCGGCCCGCCACCGAGATCGGCGACGGGGAGGTGCGGCTCGCCGTGGTGTTCACCCCGCCGCCGGGCAGCAAGCTCGACGACCGCTACGGGCCCTCCACCCGGCTGGAGATCACCGCGTCCCCGCCGGAACTCCTGGTCGAAGGCGGGGGCACCGGAACCGACCTGGAACGGCGGCTGGTGCTCGCCGACGGCATCGAGCACGGCGTGCTGCACGTCGTCGCGCAGGCCGCCAGCTGCACCGACGACCCCGCCGTCGAGCACCCCACCTGCAACCTGACCAGGCAGGACTGGGGAGTGCCGGTGCGGGTTGCGCCAGGTGGCCCACCGCGGCTGCCCCTGGTGATGGGCGGTATGGACGCCGGAGCGTGA
- a CDS encoding GroES family chaperonin, producing the protein MTDAKLEIQMLHDRVMVRVSAESGERRSSGGIVIPATAQVAKRLLWGEVFGVGSHVRAVKVGDQVLFNPEEQFEVEVQGQPYLVMRERDLHAVASEQIEQGTGLYL; encoded by the coding sequence GTGACCGATGCCAAGCTCGAGATCCAGATGCTGCATGACCGGGTCATGGTGCGGGTCTCCGCGGAATCAGGCGAACGCCGCAGCAGCGGCGGCATCGTGATTCCGGCGACCGCCCAGGTGGCCAAGCGGCTGCTCTGGGGCGAGGTCTTCGGGGTGGGCAGCCACGTGCGGGCCGTGAAGGTCGGCGACCAGGTGCTGTTCAACCCCGAGGAGCAGTTCGAGGTCGAAGTGCAGGGCCAGCCCTACCTGGTGATGCGGGAGCGCGACCTGCACGCCGTGGCCAGCGAGCAGATCGAACAGGGCACCGGCCTGTACCTGTGA